In Desulfofundulus luciae, a single genomic region encodes these proteins:
- a CDS encoding (2Fe-2S) ferredoxin domain-containing protein, with the protein MKSLAELDKLREKLQEEMRLREGKEDVKVVVTMGTCGIASGAREVLTAILEEISKRGLKGVTVTQTGCAGLCHCEPLVEVERPGRDKVTYGHVDEKKAREIVVSHLVNGQIIKEWTIK; encoded by the coding sequence ATGAAGTCGCTCGCCGAGCTGGATAAACTCAGGGAGAAGCTGCAGGAGGAGATGCGCCTGCGGGAGGGCAAGGAGGACGTTAAAGTGGTGGTGACCATGGGCACCTGCGGGATTGCCTCGGGGGCCCGGGAGGTGCTCACTGCCATCCTAGAGGAAATCAGCAAGAGGGGACTGAAGGGTGTAACGGTAACCCAGACCGGGTGTGCCGGCCTGTGTCATTGCGAGCCGCTGGTGGAAGTGGAAAGGCCCGGCCGGGATAAGGTTACCTACGGCCACGTGGATGAGAAAAAAGCGCGGGAAATTGTGGTTTCCCACCTGGTCAACGGCCAGATAATTAAAGAGTGGACTATTAAGTAG
- a CDS encoding ATP-binding protein → MQLKFQVKGMDFSRAGQAATKIKKALQLAGMDPATMRKAIIIAYEAEMNIVIHAYHGTLTANITPHKVEIIAEDVGPGIPDIPLAMQEGYSTAPPHIREMGFGAGMGLPNIKKSADELDIQSEVNKGTKLWAAVFNN, encoded by the coding sequence TTGCAGCTGAAGTTTCAGGTGAAGGGGATGGATTTCAGCCGGGCAGGCCAGGCCGCAACAAAGATCAAAAAAGCCTTACAACTGGCCGGTATGGACCCCGCGACCATGCGCAAGGCCATCATCATTGCCTACGAGGCGGAGATGAACATCGTCATCCATGCCTATCATGGCACCCTGACGGCCAATATCACTCCCCATAAGGTGGAAATCATCGCCGAAGATGTAGGCCCGGGTATTCCCGATATCCCCCTGGCCATGCAGGAAGGATATTCCACCGCCCCGCCCCACATCCGGGAGATGGGCTTCGGAGCAGGCATGGGCCTGCCCAACATCAAGAAAAGCGCCGATGAACTGGATATCCAGTCGGAAGTAAATAAAGGCACCAAACTGTGGGCGGCAGTTTTCAACAATTAG
- the hydF gene encoding [FeFe] hydrogenase H-cluster maturation GTPase HydF — protein MSLNATPRGQRLHIALFGRRNAGKSSLINAITNQEVAIVSGIPGTTTDPVAKAMELLPLGPVMIIDTAGLDDTGELGALRVQKTLEVLNKTDLALLVVDPGRGIGEYERDVVNRAREQKVPVLGVINKIDLYPEAVNRPWQQELDVPFVAVSALTRRGINELKMAVVKAAPRDWSLPTIVGDLIEPGDLVVLVIPIDKAAPRGRLILPQQQVIRDVLENDAVAVMVKERELKHALASMAVKPKLVVTDASAYLKAVADTPPDVLFTSFSILFARYKGDLPTLVAGARAVKDLKPGDKILIAEACTHHPIQDDIGRVKIPRWLRQAVGGELVFDVASGGSTLPENLRDYKLIVHCGACMLNRREMLYRIMQAQEAGVPIVNYGVLMAHIHGVLKRALSPFPQALAVLEEEQVEFEDELALLSRYREHR, from the coding sequence ATGAGCCTGAATGCTACCCCCCGGGGGCAGCGGCTGCATATTGCCCTTTTCGGCCGGCGCAATGCAGGCAAATCCAGCTTAATTAACGCCATAACTAACCAGGAAGTGGCCATCGTTTCCGGCATCCCCGGCACAACCACCGATCCCGTAGCCAAAGCCATGGAGCTCCTCCCCCTCGGGCCGGTGATGATTATCGACACGGCGGGGTTGGACGATACCGGGGAACTGGGCGCCCTGCGGGTGCAGAAAACCCTGGAGGTGCTTAACAAAACCGACCTGGCCCTTTTGGTGGTGGATCCCGGGCGGGGAATTGGGGAATATGAAAGGGATGTGGTGAACCGGGCCCGGGAACAAAAAGTGCCGGTGCTGGGAGTAATCAATAAAATCGACCTCTACCCCGAAGCGGTTAACCGCCCGTGGCAGCAGGAACTGGATGTGCCCTTTGTGGCAGTCAGCGCTTTGACCCGCCGGGGCATCAATGAGCTGAAAATGGCCGTCGTAAAGGCCGCCCCCAGGGACTGGTCTCTTCCCACCATTGTGGGGGACCTGATTGAACCGGGGGACCTGGTCGTACTGGTCATCCCCATCGACAAGGCCGCTCCCAGGGGGAGGCTCATCCTCCCGCAGCAGCAGGTAATCCGGGACGTGCTGGAAAACGACGCCGTGGCAGTGATGGTCAAGGAGCGGGAGCTGAAGCACGCCCTGGCCAGCATGGCCGTGAAGCCGAAGCTGGTGGTTACCGATGCCTCGGCCTATCTCAAGGCCGTGGCCGACACACCGCCGGATGTGCTTTTTACCTCCTTCTCCATCCTGTTTGCCCGCTATAAAGGAGACCTGCCCACCCTGGTGGCCGGGGCCAGGGCCGTCAAAGATTTAAAGCCCGGGGACAAAATCCTCATTGCCGAGGCCTGTACCCATCACCCCATCCAGGATGATATCGGCCGGGTGAAGATCCCCCGCTGGCTCCGGCAGGCGGTGGGAGGGGAACTGGTATTTGACGTGGCCAGCGGCGGGAGCACCCTGCCCGAAAATCTCCGGGATTACAAGCTGATCGTGCACTGCGGGGCCTGTATGCTCAACCGCAGGGAAATGCTTTACCGGATCATGCAGGCCCAGGAAGCCGGGGTGCCCATTGTCAACTACGGTGTGCTCATGGCCCACATTCACGGCGTTTTAAAGCGGGCATTATCCCCCTTCCCCCAGGCTTTAGCCGTTCTTGAAGAGGAACAGGTGGAATTTGAAGACGAGCTGGCCCTGTTGAGCAGGTATCGCGAACACAGGTGA
- the hydG gene encoding [FeFe] hydrogenase H-cluster radical SAM maturase HydG: MKCEPATFINEEQINGLLEEGRRATPATAREIIARAEEAKGLSPFEVAVLLHVEDQDTLDLMFATAYRVKERIYGKRLVLFAPLYISNYCINNCRYCGYRRDNKELVRRRLTMEEIRDEVIALEAMGHKRLALETGEDPVNCPIDYVLEAIETIYAVKDRNGSIRRVNVNIAATTVDEYRLLKKAGIGTYILFQETYHRDTYRAMHPSGPKRDYDWHTTAMDRAMEAGIDDVGLGVLFGLYDYKFEVLGLLFHALHLEERFGVGPHTISVPRLRPALNINLENFPYLVSDRDFKKIIAILRLAVPYTGMILSTRERPGFRDELISVGISQISAGSCTGVGGYHMALMGEHREEGDTAQFQVEDHRSPDEVLRSICLSGYIPSFCTACYRKGRTGDRFMSLAKTGQIQNVCQPNAILTFKEFLLDYASPETRRVGEETIQKHLELIENSTVREETVARLEMIEKGQRDLYF; this comes from the coding sequence GTGAAGTGTGAACCGGCTACCTTTATCAACGAAGAGCAGATTAACGGCCTGCTGGAAGAAGGCCGCCGGGCGACTCCTGCCACGGCCCGGGAGATCATCGCCCGGGCGGAAGAGGCGAAGGGACTTTCCCCCTTTGAAGTGGCCGTGTTGCTGCATGTGGAGGACCAGGATACCCTGGACCTGATGTTTGCTACTGCCTACCGGGTTAAAGAAAGGATCTACGGCAAAAGGCTGGTTCTTTTTGCCCCCCTTTATATCAGCAACTACTGCATCAACAACTGCCGGTACTGCGGTTACCGCCGGGACAACAAAGAACTGGTGCGGCGCCGCCTGACCATGGAGGAAATACGGGATGAAGTGATTGCCCTGGAAGCTATGGGACACAAGCGGCTGGCCCTGGAAACGGGTGAGGACCCCGTCAACTGCCCCATTGATTACGTGCTGGAAGCCATCGAGACCATCTACGCCGTTAAGGACAGGAACGGCAGCATCCGGCGGGTGAACGTGAATATCGCCGCCACCACGGTGGATGAATACCGGCTTTTGAAAAAAGCTGGCATTGGTACCTATATCTTGTTCCAGGAAACTTACCACCGTGATACCTACCGGGCCATGCATCCCTCCGGCCCCAAGCGGGATTACGACTGGCACACCACGGCCATGGACCGGGCCATGGAGGCCGGCATTGATGACGTGGGCCTGGGCGTTTTATTTGGTTTATATGACTATAAGTTTGAAGTGCTGGGCCTGCTTTTCCATGCTTTGCATCTGGAAGAGCGCTTTGGCGTAGGTCCCCACACCATCTCGGTTCCCCGGCTGCGCCCGGCCTTGAATATCAATCTGGAGAACTTCCCTTACCTGGTTTCCGACCGGGACTTCAAAAAAATCATCGCCATTTTGCGCCTGGCCGTACCCTATACCGGCATGATTCTCTCCACCCGGGAACGGCCCGGGTTCCGGGATGAATTGATCTCGGTGGGCATTTCCCAGATCAGTGCCGGTTCGTGTACGGGCGTGGGAGGCTACCACATGGCTTTGATGGGCGAGCACCGGGAAGAGGGAGATACTGCCCAGTTCCAGGTGGAGGATCACCGGAGCCCCGACGAAGTGCTGCGCAGCATTTGTTTATCCGGGTACATACCCAGCTTCTGTACGGCCTGTTACCGCAAGGGGCGCACCGGCGACCGGTTTATGTCTTTAGCTAAAACCGGCCAGATCCAGAACGTCTGCCAGCCCAACGCCATTCTCACCTTCAAGGAATTTCTCCTGGACTATGCTTCTCCGGAAACCAGGCGGGTGGGTGAGGAGACCATCCAGAAACACCTGGAGTTGATCGAAAATTCCACCGTGCGTGAAGAAACCGTAGCCCGTTTGGAAATGATCGAAAAAGGACAACGGGACCTGTACTTTTAG
- a CDS encoding SWIM zinc finger family protein — MLRLGRRPALDSGRRARCSCADFAARGLFCKHIGVCGCGP; from the coding sequence TTGCTCCGCCTGGGCCGGCGCCCGGCTCTTGACTCCGGCCGCCGGGCGCGGTGCAGCTGCGCGGATTTCGCAGCCCGCGGGCTGTTCTGCAAGCACATCGGCGTTTGCGGCTGCGGCCCCTGA
- the hydE gene encoding [FeFe] hydrogenase H-cluster radical SAM maturase HydE, whose amino-acid sequence MRHEFMEALAKAREAHSLEHQEILILLQARGEEVDALGRAADAVRAKYLGDEVHLRGIIEFSNYCCRNCLYCGLRRDNRKLRRYRLTPGEILAAARKAAGLGLPTIVLQSGEDPHYTAPVLADIIRRLKEEVGVGAVTLSVGERSFEDYRLWREAGVDRYLLKHETAGATLFARLRPGTTLQDRLLRLKWLRELGYQVGSGNIVGLPGQTLETLAADILLMRELDVEMAGIGPFIPHPQTPLAKEPPGELELTLKVLAVSRLLLPRAHLPATTALGTIHPQGRRMGLCFGANVIMPDVTPPPYRYYYQIYPGKAGLHEEMETTLVSLKNLIFSLNRRVGSGPGHSPKIQGGMEQ is encoded by the coding sequence ATGCGGCACGAGTTCATGGAAGCGCTGGCCAAAGCCAGAGAAGCCCATAGCCTTGAGCACCAGGAAATCCTCATTCTCCTCCAGGCCCGGGGCGAGGAGGTCGATGCCCTCGGCCGGGCGGCCGATGCCGTGAGAGCAAAGTACCTGGGAGATGAGGTGCACTTACGGGGCATCATTGAGTTTTCCAACTACTGCTGCCGGAACTGCCTTTACTGCGGTCTGCGCCGGGACAACCGGAAGTTGCGGCGTTACCGCTTAACTCCCGGGGAAATCCTGGCCGCTGCCCGTAAGGCCGCCGGGCTGGGTCTTCCGACCATTGTTTTGCAATCGGGGGAGGATCCTCATTACACGGCCCCGGTTCTGGCGGATATAATCAGGCGTTTAAAAGAAGAGGTGGGGGTGGGAGCGGTAACCCTTTCCGTCGGCGAGCGTTCCTTTGAGGATTACCGCCTGTGGCGGGAAGCGGGGGTCGACCGCTACCTCTTGAAGCACGAAACCGCCGGCGCCACCCTTTTTGCCCGGCTGCGGCCGGGTACCACCTTGCAGGACCGGTTGCTGCGCCTGAAGTGGTTGCGGGAGCTGGGCTACCAGGTGGGGTCGGGAAACATCGTCGGCCTTCCTGGCCAGACTCTGGAAACCCTGGCCGCCGACATCCTGCTCATGCGGGAATTGGACGTAGAGATGGCGGGCATTGGCCCCTTCATACCCCATCCGCAAACACCCCTGGCCAAAGAGCCTCCCGGAGAGCTGGAACTCACCCTGAAGGTGCTGGCCGTGTCCAGGTTGCTCCTTCCCCGGGCCCATTTACCCGCCACCACGGCCCTGGGTACCATCCATCCCCAGGGGCGGCGTATGGGGCTTTGCTTTGGGGCCAATGTGATTATGCCGGACGTAACTCCTCCTCCTTATCGCTACTATTACCAGATTTATCCCGGAAAGGCGGGACTGCACGAGGAAATGGAAACAACACTGGTTTCGTTGAAGAACCTGATCTTTTCCTTAAACCGGCGGGTAGGGAGCGGACCGGGGCATTCCCCGAAAATCCAAGGAGGGATGGAACAGTGA
- a CDS encoding DRTGG domain-containing protein, producing MVKLIDWREIIAELELTAHHHNALALPPVYGAYCGDMMSDVLARARRGSLWITIQRHRNVIAVASLVGLSGVVISGGRVPPPDTVALAEKEGVPLFSTPLDSFHAAGRLYYLLTRVGLINPGENSIADPQK from the coding sequence GTGGTGAAACTGATTGACTGGCGGGAAATAATTGCTGAACTGGAACTGACAGCCCATCACCACAATGCCCTGGCCCTTCCCCCGGTGTACGGTGCCTACTGTGGTGATATGATGAGCGACGTGCTGGCCCGTGCCCGCCGGGGTAGCCTGTGGATTACCATCCAGCGCCACCGCAATGTGATCGCCGTGGCTTCCCTGGTGGGTTTAAGCGGGGTTGTTATTTCCGGAGGCCGGGTTCCTCCACCGGATACCGTTGCCCTGGCGGAAAAAGAAGGTGTGCCCCTTTTCTCCACACCCCTTGATAGTTTCCACGCCGCCGGCAGGTTATATTACCTGCTCACCAGGGTCGGTTTGATCAACCCGGGGGAAAATAGTATCGCCGACCCACAAAAATGA
- a CDS encoding aspartate ammonia-lyase: MSYRVEKDLLGEREIPREAYYGIHTLRAKENFAVSGIPVHRELIWALALVKKAAAMANREIGLLEPRIAGAIVQAAEELARGQWHDQIVVDAFQGGAGTSTNMNVNEVIANRAIEILGGTKGDYSLVHPLDHVNLGQSTNDVYPTALRVAAIKLVRQLSQAMAVLQGALQAREKEFASILKIGRTQLQDAVPITLGQEFSAYAEAVARDWWRLYKAEERLRQVNLGGTAVGTGLNASRRYIFRVVEILRELTGFGLARAENTVEATQNADIFAEVSGFVKTAAVNMAKIAGDLRLLSSGPRAGLGEIVLPEVQAGSSIMPGKVNPVIPEMVTQVAYQVMAGDVAINMAAASGQLELNAFLPLIAHNLLHSLEMMTGAARLLAEKCVRGIQADEARCRQLLEASQGVITAFVPYLGYEKATAMVLRAVRSGRPVTELLVEEGLFTREEIEAILKPEELTTPGVAGVRHLKRFLTREGDKP, translated from the coding sequence GTGTCCTACCGGGTAGAAAAAGATTTGCTGGGTGAAAGGGAAATCCCCCGGGAGGCCTACTACGGCATCCATACTTTAAGGGCCAAAGAAAATTTTGCCGTGTCCGGGATTCCCGTTCATCGTGAGCTCATCTGGGCCCTGGCCCTGGTCAAAAAAGCCGCGGCCATGGCCAACAGGGAGATTGGTTTGCTGGAACCCCGCATTGCCGGGGCCATAGTGCAGGCGGCGGAAGAACTGGCCCGGGGGCAGTGGCATGATCAAATTGTCGTCGATGCCTTTCAGGGCGGGGCGGGCACTTCCACCAACATGAATGTCAACGAGGTCATTGCCAACCGGGCCATTGAAATCCTGGGGGGGACGAAGGGAGATTACTCACTGGTCCATCCGCTGGATCACGTAAACCTGGGCCAGTCCACCAATGACGTTTACCCTACGGCCCTGCGGGTGGCGGCCATCAAACTGGTGCGGCAGTTGAGCCAGGCCATGGCCGTTCTGCAGGGGGCCCTGCAGGCCAGGGAAAAGGAGTTTGCCTCCATACTCAAGATCGGCCGCACCCAGCTGCAGGATGCAGTGCCCATTACCCTGGGCCAGGAGTTCAGCGCCTACGCCGAGGCTGTAGCCCGGGACTGGTGGCGTTTGTACAAGGCAGAGGAACGCCTGCGGCAGGTTAACCTGGGTGGGACAGCCGTGGGGACGGGACTCAACGCCAGCCGGCGTTATATCTTCCGGGTGGTGGAGATACTGCGGGAGCTGACCGGTTTTGGCCTGGCCCGGGCGGAAAATACCGTAGAAGCCACGCAAAATGCCGACATTTTCGCGGAGGTCTCCGGCTTTGTAAAGACCGCCGCCGTCAACATGGCCAAGATAGCCGGGGATTTGCGCCTGTTATCTTCCGGCCCCCGGGCGGGACTGGGGGAAATCGTGCTGCCTGAGGTGCAGGCCGGTTCATCGATCATGCCCGGCAAGGTCAACCCCGTGATACCTGAAATGGTCACCCAGGTGGCCTACCAGGTGATGGCCGGCGATGTGGCCATTAACATGGCCGCGGCTTCCGGGCAGCTGGAGTTAAATGCCTTCCTTCCCCTGATTGCCCACAATTTGCTCCACTCCCTGGAAATGATGACCGGGGCGGCCAGGTTGCTGGCGGAAAAATGCGTCCGGGGCATTCAAGCTGATGAGGCCCGCTGCCGGCAGTTGCTGGAAGCCAGCCAGGGGGTGATCACCGCCTTTGTCCCTTACCTGGGCTACGAGAAGGCTACCGCCATGGTTCTGCGGGCGGTCCGGAGCGGCCGGCCGGTGACGGAACTGCTGGTGGAGGAGGGGTTGTTCACCAGGGAGGAAATCGAAGCAATCCTGAAGCCGGAAGAGCTGACCACACCGGGTGTGGCCGGCGTGCGGCATTTAAAGCGCTTTTTAACCAGGGAAGGTGATAAGCCATGA
- a CDS encoding TM1266 family iron-only hydrogenase system putative regulator, whose amino-acid sequence MERRIGVVGILVEDRQHAAGKINSILSEYAEIIVGRMGIPYREKNLSVIALIVDGTTDEIGAMTGKLGSIRGVQVKSALVSRK is encoded by the coding sequence GTGGAAAGGCGCATTGGGGTGGTCGGCATCCTGGTCGAAGACCGCCAGCATGCCGCGGGGAAGATCAACAGCATTTTAAGTGAGTACGCGGAGATTATTGTGGGGCGCATGGGCATACCTTACCGTGAGAAGAACCTTTCGGTCATCGCCCTGATTGTTGACGGCACCACCGACGAAATCGGGGCTATGACGGGAAAACTGGGCAGTATCAGGGGTGTGCAGGTGAAAAGCGCCCTGGTGTCCCGCAAGTAA
- a CDS encoding ATP-binding protein, with translation MMEELAHHILDVARNSLEAGATRVEITVEEDPTGDLLRFSVVDNGSGIPPYVQRQLANPFFTTKSGKKVGLGLPFLQAAVERCGGNLEIRSDVGRGTTVVATFPYYCWDRPPLGDMPRTIVSLLVGNGHLDLCYRHIFNGQSFELDTGEIRSRLKGIPLDTPEVLLWLRQYLAENLNILSGGGGYEVARRAG, from the coding sequence ATGATGGAAGAACTGGCTCACCACATCCTGGACGTCGCCAGGAATTCCCTGGAGGCCGGGGCTACCCGGGTGGAGATTACCGTCGAAGAAGATCCGACCGGCGACCTGTTGCGTTTTTCCGTGGTTGACAACGGTTCCGGGATTCCTCCATACGTCCAGCGCCAGTTGGCCAACCCGTTTTTTACCACCAAAAGCGGTAAAAAGGTGGGTCTCGGGTTGCCCTTTTTGCAGGCGGCGGTGGAGCGGTGCGGCGGCAACCTGGAAATAAGGAGTGATGTTGGACGCGGTACAACGGTTGTAGCTACATTCCCTTATTATTGCTGGGACCGTCCCCCCCTGGGGGATATGCCCCGGACCATCGTCAGCCTGCTGGTGGGCAATGGCCATCTGGACCTGTGCTACCGTCACATTTTCAACGGTCAGAGCTTTGAGCTGGATACCGGGGAAATCCGGTCTCGCCTCAAAGGGATACCCCTGGATACACCGGAGGTACTGCTCTGGCTGCGCCAGTACCTTGCCGAAAATTTAAACATCCTAAGCGGAGGTGGTGGGTATGAAGTCGCTCGCCGAGCTGGATAA
- the nuoE gene encoding NADH-quinone oxidoreductase subunit NuoE, whose protein sequence is MSIACKCSGELNSRMDALLEQYRGQPSALIQVLHQAQGIYGYLPRKVLQRVAGALNVPLSQVYGVVSFYSFFTIHPKGKHQISVCKGTACYVRGAGQLLDRIKEELGLKPGETTEDGQFSLEVVRCLGACGLGPVITVDEDVHARVQPERLSDILAAYRQ, encoded by the coding sequence ATGTCCATTGCTTGCAAGTGTAGCGGGGAATTGAACAGTAGAATGGATGCGCTGCTTGAGCAATATCGCGGGCAGCCCTCGGCGTTAATTCAGGTGCTGCACCAGGCCCAGGGGATCTATGGCTACCTGCCCAGAAAAGTGCTGCAAAGGGTAGCCGGGGCGCTGAATGTACCCTTAAGCCAGGTTTATGGCGTGGTATCTTTCTACTCCTTCTTTACCATTCATCCCAAAGGCAAGCACCAGATCAGCGTGTGTAAGGGTACGGCCTGCTACGTGCGGGGAGCGGGGCAGCTCCTGGATCGCATCAAAGAAGAACTGGGCCTCAAGCCCGGGGAAACCACCGAAGACGGCCAGTTTTCCCTGGAAGTAGTGCGCTGCCTCGGGGCCTGCGGCCTGGGACCGGTGATCACTGTGGATGAAGACGTTCACGCCCGGGTTCAACCGGAGCGCCTGTCCGATATCCTGGCGGCTTACCGGCAATAA
- a CDS encoding [Fe-Fe] hydrogenase large subunit C-terminal domain-containing protein has protein sequence MQQYFHSVRLDEEKCKGCTNCIKHCPTEAIRVRKGKARIIEERCIDCGECIRICPNQAKLAITDCLEKLKDFKYTVALPAPSFYGQFKPEVTPSRVLSALLALGFHDVFEVALAAEAVSWAIRHYMEVCVDRPRPLISSACPAVVRLIQVRFPSLLEHIIPIESPMEIAGRMAREQACRKTGLEPDEIGTFFITPCPAKVTEVKQPSEGRSSVDGAISMAVVYGALLKRLEMPAPYPVAPRASGVGIGWGRAGGENEAIKAGSLLAVDGIHSVISVLEEIERGGLTDIDYLEAQACTGGCIGGPLVPQNPFVARVRMGNLVKLYSAGEPGDFPRDFDYYRLKTPIPARPALTLAKDPQVALARLEEAERICAELPGLDCGSCGSPSCRALAEDIVQGYARRSYCIFELRERLQQLAEEMVELAQKQPPAMGRDWKQTRDGGGETD, from the coding sequence ATGCAGCAATATTTCCATTCAGTGCGTCTCGACGAAGAAAAATGCAAAGGGTGCACCAACTGCATCAAACACTGCCCTACGGAAGCCATCCGGGTACGCAAGGGTAAAGCCCGCATTATCGAGGAGCGCTGTATTGACTGCGGTGAGTGTATTCGCATCTGCCCCAACCAGGCCAAGCTGGCCATCACCGATTGCCTGGAAAAACTAAAAGATTTTAAATATACCGTTGCCCTCCCTGCTCCTTCCTTTTACGGTCAGTTTAAACCCGAAGTTACCCCCTCCCGGGTATTAAGTGCCCTGCTGGCCCTGGGCTTTCATGATGTTTTTGAAGTAGCCCTGGCGGCTGAAGCGGTTTCGTGGGCAATCAGGCATTATATGGAAGTATGTGTTGACAGGCCCCGGCCGTTGATCTCATCAGCCTGTCCTGCGGTAGTCAGGTTAATCCAGGTGCGCTTTCCCAGCCTGCTGGAACACATCATTCCCATAGAATCTCCCATGGAAATAGCCGGGCGTATGGCCCGGGAGCAGGCCTGCCGGAAGACCGGGCTTGAACCGGACGAGATTGGAACCTTTTTCATTACTCCATGTCCCGCCAAAGTGACGGAAGTAAAACAACCTTCCGAAGGTAGATCCAGTGTCGATGGGGCCATCTCCATGGCCGTGGTTTATGGTGCTCTGCTTAAACGCCTGGAAATGCCCGCACCATACCCGGTGGCTCCCCGGGCTTCAGGAGTGGGCATTGGCTGGGGCCGGGCAGGGGGAGAAAACGAGGCCATTAAAGCCGGGTCGCTGCTGGCCGTTGACGGTATCCACAGCGTGATTAGCGTTCTGGAGGAAATAGAAAGGGGAGGCCTTACGGACATCGATTACCTGGAGGCCCAGGCCTGCACGGGAGGCTGTATCGGCGGCCCCCTGGTGCCGCAGAATCCCTTTGTGGCCCGGGTGCGCATGGGTAATCTGGTCAAGTTGTACTCTGCCGGGGAACCAGGGGACTTTCCCCGGGATTTCGACTACTATCGCCTGAAAACACCCATTCCGGCCCGCCCGGCCTTAACCCTGGCCAAAGACCCCCAGGTGGCCCTGGCCCGGCTGGAAGAGGCGGAGCGAATTTGCGCCGAACTCCCCGGGCTGGACTGCGGATCCTGCGGTTCCCCCAGTTGCCGCGCCCTGGCTGAAGATATAGTGCAGGGGTATGCCCGCCGCAGCTACTGCATCTTTGAACTGCGGGAGCGCCTGCAGCAGCTGGCGGAAGAGATGGTCGAACTGGCCCAGAAACAGCCGCCGGCCATGGGACGGGATTGGAAACAGACAAGGGACGGGGGTGGTGAAACTGATTGA
- a CDS encoding DRTGG domain-containing protein produces MHVIKKMLNADVLCGADLLDTEVTCGFGCDLISDSLCFARPGCLLLTGLTNVQIIRLAEMVEARAIVFVRGKKPGEDVIKLAREKGLPLLATDLFLFESCGILYQAGLRSS; encoded by the coding sequence TTGCATGTCATTAAAAAAATGCTCAATGCCGATGTGCTCTGTGGTGCCGATCTGCTTGACACAGAGGTCACCTGCGGCTTTGGCTGTGACCTGATCAGTGACTCTTTGTGTTTTGCCAGGCCGGGTTGCCTTTTGCTTACCGGGCTTACCAATGTACAGATCATTCGTCTTGCAGAAATGGTGGAGGCACGGGCCATCGTTTTTGTACGGGGTAAGAAGCCCGGTGAAGACGTAATCAAGCTGGCGCGGGAAAAGGGCCTTCCCTTGCTGGCGACCGATCTGTTCCTGTTTGAAAGTTGCGGCATCCTCTACCAGGCGGGACTACGGAGTTCCTGA